In Methylomonas sp. MK1, the genomic stretch TTCCTCAGCGGCAGCAGCTTTTGCAAGGCCGCAATCGCTTGTTCGGCTTGATGCCGCCGCAAGAACGAGAAACAGCCATTAATTGCTATTACACCGAGCATGGCATAACCCAAGGTCGCCATGCCTTCCCCGGGTTGCTGAAACTCGGCGAAAAACGCCAATCCGGCCGCCAGCCACAAAATCAAGGCAAAAAAGTGCAGGAATTCTTATGCGACTGCCAATAAAACCGATTTTTTCCGGCTTTCTTCGATACGGTTAAAACCGAATGCATGCAGGCGACCTTCAAAGGAGGTATCGGCCAGGCCTTCCATGCTGGAGTCTAAACTGTCCAGGGCTGCTGCGGGGGTGAGATGATGGATTTTCATGAGCGTAATCCAATAAGCAAGAGTTTAGAACGAATCGGATTATTTCCGATATGCACGACGGGCTATTCTTCATCGTGCTTGTTTTTTGGTAGGCATAGCAGGCAAACTTCACCCATTTTTTATGTGTACACGGTAAGCAGATGAGTCTTAATAGCCCATATTCTCTCGTATCGTTCGCCACCAGGTGTTTGGCTATGCTGATTTTATGCGGATTGCAGGGCTGTTTTTCGCCGCTGGCGCTGGATAGGGCTGTTGTCGAATACGATAAGGTCACCACCGATATTTTGTCGAAACAGTTGTTGCTGAACATCGGCCGTGCCCATCAGCACCAACCCATGCATTTCACCGGTGTTTCGAACATCGCCGCTACGTTTAATTTTCAGTTCAATGCTGGTGCCACGCCGGCTTTTACCGGTGAAGTCGGTTCGGTGATGACACCTGTATTTGGCGGGACGATGTCGGAAAATCCAACTATCAGCATTGTGCCCATCGAAGGCGAGGAGTTTACCCGGCGCTTGTTGACACCGTTTCAGGAAAACAAGCTGACCATGTTGTTGCGCCAAGGCGTGGACGTGGATTTGGTGTTGCGTCTACTCGCCGGCGAGCTACGGCTAAACGGCGGCGAGCAGGCCGGTGTGTATTTGAATCAACCGGCGGATGGCGACGGTTATCGATTGTTCCGGCAAGCTGTGTTGCATTTGTCCGCCATTCAGGACAACCATAAGCTGTTTGTGGAACCGTTGATATTCAATCGCAGCTGGAGTCTGCCTGCCGAGGCGCTAAACGTCGAGCAATTGGCGGCCTTGCAAAAAGACTATAAAGTTGAGTTTAGCGCCGACCAAAAGCAACTGACCTTAACTAAGCGGGTGACAGGACGAATCTTGTTGACCAATTACGATCCCGCAACATTGAGCAACGAAGAGCGTTTGCGTTTGCATGAAGAAGCCGATCAAGGCGCCGAAAACGATGTCAGCGTCGATATTCGCGCCGGCTATCCGGGCGGCGAGTGGCCGTTGCACGGTGTGTTTCGCTTGCGCAGCTTTCACAATGTGTTGAATTTTATCGGTCAAACGATCAATGATGATCCGGAATACGCTGTCGATAAGCATCATCGGACGCCTTCGGTGAGCGAGAACCCGGTGCAAACCATGGCCTTACTGGTCAGCGAAGACGAGCCTGCGTCAACCGAGATTAGCGCGCGTTTCGGCGACAATTATTATGCCTTGCAGCCGGAGCCCGGCTATCAATGGAATCGCGAAGGTTTTAGATTGTTGTGTCAGATTTTTCAAATGACCATGACCGATTTGGCACGCAAAGGCGCGCCGGAAATCACTATTTCCAAATAAACGGGAGACATTTTGAGCGAAACTATCGATAAAAACATGGTCATGCGCTGCGTGGCCTATCAAAAAGGCGTGGGCATCGGCGACGTCACCATCGAAGACATCAGCGAAGTGCTGCTCCAGGACGACACCTTTATTTGGTTGGGCTTGCGCGAGGCTAACACCGAGATATTGAGAAAAATTCAGCAGGAATTTGGTTTACACGAACTGGCGATCGAAGACGCTTGTGCCGCGCACCAACGGCCGAAGATCGAGGAATATGGCGATTCGCTGTTTATCGTGCTGCATACGGCGGAATTGATTGAGAAAAAAGTGGAATTCGGCGAGACGCACATTTTTATGGGGCCGCGTTTTGTGGTCACCGTACGCCATGGCGCGTCGCAGAGTTTGAGCAAGGTGCGCGAGCGTTGTCAGGCCATGCCGCACCAACTCAGCAAGGGACCGGGCTTTGCCCTTTACTCGATTATGGATTTCATCGTCGATAATTACATGGTGGCGATAGCCGGCTTGCAAGACCGCTTCGATGTACTGGAGTCGGCGATATTTCAATATCGGCCCAGCCGGCAAACCATGGAAGATCTATACGAACTAAAGCGCGAATTATTGCTGCTGGAAGGTGCGATTAATCCGGTGATAGACATTTGTAACGAGTTGATGCGCTTTCATGGCGGTCTGATACACAAGGATGTCAGAGTGTATTTCCGCGACATCGCCGATCATATCAAACGCGTCGATCAGGCTATCCATGGCATGCGCGAGATGTTGTTGGCGGCGATGCAGGTGCACCTTACTTTTGAAACGGTGCGCCAAAATGAAGTAGTTAAACGCTTGGCCGGTTGGGGGGCGATTTTGGCGATACCGACCATGGTTTTCAGTTTGTACGGTATGAACTTTCGGTACATGCCGGAACTGGATTGGGTGTACAGCTATCCCTTAGTCGTTGGCAGCGTGGTGATTTGCAGCTTGGCCTTGTATTTGCGTTTGAAGCGGGCCGGGTGGTTGTGACCGCTCTCTTGCTAACCCAGCCCTTAATTACCTGTGGCCGTCGTTCCCGCAAAAGCGGGAATCTAGAATAGTTACTGGGCTCATTCCGCCTGCGCAGGAGCGACGATAATTAACGGCTGGGTCGATAATACGTTTAAAATTGCATCAGTTGCCGTTCGCCTGCAACTGCTTCAGCATTTGCGCGACGCGTTTGGCATCCAATGCGGGGTCTACTTCGTCATCGATACGGCGTATGGTTAAATTGGGATCGACGATAAAGGTCCAGCGTTTGGCCATATTCAATATCGGCATTTTTACGCCGTAGGCTTCGCTGACTTTGGCATCCGCGTCGGATAACAAGGTAAAGGTCAGTTTATGTTGCTGATGAAACGCCAACAGATCCTTGACGTCATCGGTGCTAATTCCGTAAACCTCGGCATTTTGATCACGGATCAGTTTGATGGCGTCGCGAAAAGCGCAGGCTTGCGTGGTACAGCCGGGTGTACCGGCTTTAGGATAAAAATATAATACCGTCCAACCTTTCCCGCGCCGAGCGGCTAAACTTATCGGGTCGCCATCGTGCGCTTGCAATTGAAATAACGGTGCCGATTGACCGACTTGTAAAGGGGCCGTGTTTGCCGTCTGCGAAAACGTTAGCAAGGCGAACAGCATGAAGACCAAGAGTCTGAACGTAAGAGTGAATTTTTGCATACATGATCTCCCTTAGGCAGTATGCGATGATGAAGTGTCGAATGTTTTTGTATTTATTAGCGTCGCAGTATTCCGCAAAAAGCCGGTTACACAATGGTGATACAGACATTCACGGTGATTCGCTTGGATTTGCCCGACATCCATTTTGAACAGATAATTCCAAGGGTTTGGATGTCCGGACCGAAGGCCGGAAAACTTTAGTGGTATGGTTTACCTAAAATATCACTTATATTGTTCGTGGTTTTTGGCCGGTTGCATCTAAGTTTTTTACAGGCTAGTGTCTATTTTGGAGTCGAATAGCGGAATAAGCAAAATGACGCGTCCGTATTACTTTTCCCGGTTTTCTCGAATTTTGTGGCTGAACCTGGCCATGTTTGTGATTTTCGCCATCGCATTCGCGATTTACGTGCGCGCGGAGAAGCAAATTGATCGCGCCAACGAAATCCGCTTTGTGTCACATTTACTGGCCGACGAGTTTCGGCAATCGTCCAACGATCTTTCACATTTGGCGCGCAGCTATGTAGCCACCGGCGATTCAATCTTCAAACGATATTATCAAGACATTATCGACATTCGCGACGGCAAATTGCCCAGGCCCGAAAATTATCACGATATGTATTGGGACTTGGCGATTGCCAATGGTCATCCCGCACCGCAATCCGGTAGTCAAGCGCTTGCCTTGCTGGAGTTGATGCGGCAAGCTGGGTTTTCCGAGCAGGAAATGGCGAAAATGGCCGAAGCCACGGCCGATTCCGCGGCTCTTATTCAAATAGAGCGCACGGCGATGGACATGGTTGATTCGAATCAGGAAATGCCCAACGCTACCTGGCGTCAGGCCAATCTGATGCTACACGATGCGGCTTACCACCAAGCAAAAGCGAAAGTCATGCAGTCGATCATCGCAGCCTTCGAATTGATGGACCTGCGCACGCAACAGAGCGTAATTGCCAGAGCGCGTATTGCTTTTTGGTTGCGGATGGTATTCGTGCTGTTCGGGGTAATGTTGATTTTGACGCTTTGGCGGGCGTATCGGACTTTACACGCGATATTGGGCGCGTCGGTCGATGAATTGCACGATCAGATCGTTCGTTTGGGTAGCGGCGATTTTTCCGAAACTATTTCGGTTGGCAAGGGCATGCGCAACAGCGTGTTGGGCTGGCTGGCGGAAACGCAGTCAAGTTTGGCAACTGTCGAAGCCGCGCGTCGGAGTGCCGAAGCGAAAAATCTGCGCTTGACCCAATTGTATGCCGCATTAAGTCAATGTAATCAAGCCATTGTTCGCTGTACCAGCGAAGCCGAATTATTCCCGCAAATCTGCCGCGACGCGGTGGTCTTTGGCGGCATGAAAATGGCCTGGATCGGAATGCTTGACCAAGCCAGCCAAACGATCAAACCGGTTGCCTGTTACGGCATCGGCATCGAATACCTGGATGGCATTGCAATATCGATAGACGAGAACCTGCCGACCGGGCGTGGACCAACCGGTATCGCGGTTAGAGAGGACAGGCCATACTGGTGCCAGGATTTTCAACATGACCCTGCTACCATTGCCTGGCATGCGCGTGGGGCAAAATTCGATTGGCAGGCTTCCGCTGCCTTACCCTTGCATCGCAATGGCAAACCCGCCGGTGCGTTTATGTTATACGGCGACGAAATAAATGTGTTTGACGATGCCGCGCGCAATCTTTTGTTGGAAATGGCCATGGACATCGACCATGCCATTGGCGGCTTCGAGCGTGAGGACGAGCGTCAGCAAGCGCAGCAGATGGAAAGTTTGCGGGTGTTTATGCTGGAGCGACTCAACGGTAACGTGCAACTGATGGATATTTTGCGAGACGTGGTCGCTGAACTTGAAACCTTGCTGGTAGGCAGTCTTTGTTCGATTTTACTCGTAGATGAGGAGCAGCGTTTGCGGATAGGCGCAGCGCCTAGTCTCCCGGATTTTTACAATCAGGCGATCGATGGTCTAAAAATAGGCGCCGGGCTTGGATCGTGCGGCAATACCGCATATACCGGGCAAAGAACTATCGCTGAAAATCTTGCCGAGCATCCATATTGGCAGCCTTTTCTGGCGTTGGCGGAACGGGCAGGCTTGGCGGCATGCTGGTCGGAACCGGTGCTTTCTGCCGGGAAAAAAGTGCTGGGCACCTTTGCGATTTATCATCGTCACCCTGCCGTTCCTAACAAACATGAATTGCGCTTGCTGGAAATGGTGGCGCATTTTATCGCCCTGGCTATCGAACGCAAGCAGGCAGAAGAGCACATTTATTATTTGGCCAATTACGACTCGCTCACCGGCTTGCCGAATCGCAGTCAATTGGACGATCATTTGAAATATGCATTGAGTTTGGCAAAACGGAGTAACGGCCACTTAGCGCTAATGTTTCTTGATCTCGATCATTTCAAAAATGTTAACGATACCCTGGGGCATAGCGTCGGCGACGCGCTGTTGGTGGAATTAGCCGATCGGCTTTGTGCCGTGCTGCGCGAAGAAGATACCGTGACGCGTTTGGGCGGCGACGAATTTATTTTCCTGTTACCGGGCACCGATGCCGGTGGGGCGGCGAATGTCGCGCAAAAATTACTGGATGCTATAGCGGAGCCTTACCGAATTGAGGAGTTGGATTTGACGATGAGCGCATCGATCGGCATAGCCTTGTATCCGGACGATGGCGAGGACCTGGAAAGCCTGTCCAAAAGTGCCGATGTTGCGATGTACAGGGTCAAAACGGATGGTCGACACGGTTACCGCTTTTTTACGCCGGAAATGCAAGCCCGTGCCCAGCGCAATCTGCAACTGGTTAATGCCTTATGCCATGCCTTGGATCGCCAACAACTGCATGTTTATTATCAACCGCAGGCGGATATTCATAGTGGGCGCGTGATCGGTGCGGAAGCCTTGTTGCGCTGGCGGCATCCCGAGTTTGGCATGGTTTCGCCGGCCGAATTCATTCCGGTGGCAGAGGACAGCGGACTGATTCTGCCTATCGGTGAGTGGGTGTTGCAAACGGCGGTGCGGCAAGCGAAAACCTGCCTTGATCAGGGGCTGGGGCCTTTGATCATGGCGGTCAATCTATCGGCTGCTCAATTTAGCCATCCGGCCTTGCCTGAGATGGTTTCGCGTATTTTGGAAGAGGAAGGCTTGCCGCCCGAGTATTTGGAGCTGGAGTTGACCGAAGGGGTGTCGATGCAAAACCCCGAAGCTGCGGTGGCGGTGATGAATAATCTGCATGAGCGTGGCGTACGCATGTCTATCGACGACTTCGGCACCGGTTATTCGTCATTGAGTTATCTGAAGAAATTTAAAGTATACAAGTTGAAGATCGACCAATCTTTTGTCCGTGACATCAGTACCGATTCGGAAGATAAAGCCATCGTCAGCGCGGTGATCAGTTTGGCCGGCAGCCTGGGCTTGCGGACCATAGCCGAAGGTGTGGAAACCGTCGAACAG encodes the following:
- a CDS encoding cation-transporting P-type ATPase — its product is MKIHHLTPAAALDSLDSSMEGLADTSFEGRLHAFGFNRIEESRKKSVLLAVA
- the corA gene encoding magnesium/cobalt transporter CorA, with product MVMRCVAYQKGVGIGDVTIEDISEVLLQDDTFIWLGLREANTEILRKIQQEFGLHELAIEDACAAHQRPKIEEYGDSLFIVLHTAELIEKKVEFGETHIFMGPRFVVTVRHGASQSLSKVRERCQAMPHQLSKGPGFALYSIMDFIVDNYMVAIAGLQDRFDVLESAIFQYRPSRQTMEDLYELKRELLLLEGAINPVIDICNELMRFHGGLIHKDVRVYFRDIADHIKRVDQAIHGMREMLLAAMQVHLTFETVRQNEVVKRLAGWGAILAIPTMVFSLYGMNFRYMPELDWVYSYPLVVGSVVICSLALYLRLKRAGWL
- a CDS encoding peroxiredoxin, which codes for MQKFTLTFRLLVFMLFALLTFSQTANTAPLQVGQSAPLFQLQAHDGDPISLAARRGKGWTVLYFYPKAGTPGCTTQACAFRDAIKLIRDQNAEVYGISTDDVKDLLAFHQQHKLTFTLLSDADAKVSEAYGVKMPILNMAKRWTFIVDPNLTIRRIDDEVDPALDAKRVAQMLKQLQANGN
- a CDS encoding bifunctional diguanylate cyclase/phosphodiesterase; translated protein: MTRPYYFSRFSRILWLNLAMFVIFAIAFAIYVRAEKQIDRANEIRFVSHLLADEFRQSSNDLSHLARSYVATGDSIFKRYYQDIIDIRDGKLPRPENYHDMYWDLAIANGHPAPQSGSQALALLELMRQAGFSEQEMAKMAEATADSAALIQIERTAMDMVDSNQEMPNATWRQANLMLHDAAYHQAKAKVMQSIIAAFELMDLRTQQSVIARARIAFWLRMVFVLFGVMLILTLWRAYRTLHAILGASVDELHDQIVRLGSGDFSETISVGKGMRNSVLGWLAETQSSLATVEAARRSAEAKNLRLTQLYAALSQCNQAIVRCTSEAELFPQICRDAVVFGGMKMAWIGMLDQASQTIKPVACYGIGIEYLDGIAISIDENLPTGRGPTGIAVREDRPYWCQDFQHDPATIAWHARGAKFDWQASAALPLHRNGKPAGAFMLYGDEINVFDDAARNLLLEMAMDIDHAIGGFEREDERQQAQQMESLRVFMLERLNGNVQLMDILRDVVAELETLLVGSLCSILLVDEEQRLRIGAAPSLPDFYNQAIDGLKIGAGLGSCGNTAYTGQRTIAENLAEHPYWQPFLALAERAGLAACWSEPVLSAGKKVLGTFAIYHRHPAVPNKHELRLLEMVAHFIALAIERKQAEEHIYYLANYDSLTGLPNRSQLDDHLKYALSLAKRSNGHLALMFLDLDHFKNVNDTLGHSVGDALLVELADRLCAVLREEDTVTRLGGDEFIFLLPGTDAGGAANVAQKLLDAIAEPYRIEELDLTMSASIGIALYPDDGEDLESLSKSADVAMYRVKTDGRHGYRFFTPEMQARAQRNLQLVNALCHALDRQQLHVYYQPQADIHSGRVIGAEALLRWRHPEFGMVSPAEFIPVAEDSGLILPIGEWVLQTAVRQAKTCLDQGLGPLIMAVNLSAAQFSHPALPEMVSRILEEEGLPPEYLELELTEGVSMQNPEAAVAVMNNLHERGVRMSIDDFGTGYSSLSYLKKFKVYKLKIDQSFVRDISTDSEDKAIVSAVISLAGSLGLRTIAEGVETVEQREFLREQGCQEIQGYLFSKPMPSDQFELFLRQSVIDSTRTS